One Lachnospiraceae bacterium C1.1 genomic region harbors:
- a CDS encoding S8 family serine peptidase, whose product MKKRVNKLIALFLTMSLSATSLVYADDVTEAAGTEVSSEESSESASTESTEENTEEEDAVSENETESTEEPTEETSENSVSDDIELTTESTDSETVDVAAVEERIEEQFLNSDDLVYDTDLTISNVETAAVLADTASDLSELKADEDYVSNEAMFTTDSEERAKVVAEEYGAELESYSDGVATLKFDTDVIDVFNTASDSLSSNVLLHPNYIASFDTVDSSDSSIAFEELELDTTASTQSLSGHNDTYISKQWFLDAISANEAWSVTKGSGVKVAVLDTGCDVTHEDLKSNIAETYSTVTGTTDVTDYVGHGTHCAGTIAASLDNGIGVAGVAPSAQLYIIQISRSTGISYSNIFKGINKAAELDVDVASMSFGGYISDSSTLAMLQNCLNNLRNNGTVLVVAAGNESTDSPSYPAACNNVLSIASAGYGMYASNTAYGHTYSPSDPELAWYSNYGSTVDLIAPGGSCLNNTYGSVDNLSTVPSNYTDTGYLTTGYAYMAGTSMACPVAAGVAALVFAANPDLIDNNTASAVEAVENKLLASTDGKTYNNYRINSSVDTGCINAYKAVSGTAEISAVRVARADGTILTNNTTVYIDKGKSEKLKLIGKDGKVLKSSVTKTANWSSSSSDISVKKGKLKVSKSATVGNSSTISVSCNNTSININFVTIDKVKNILYQKTSRKVSNKFTTTASVNGSIAISDLPTVVGQSVYAITKVTKSGLRRTYSGYDVNLIGYNITGNKKVMSMISGGVFTPTKKGNYKVKYVLNDGSKKTFTVTFKVK is encoded by the coding sequence ATGAAAAAGAGAGTTAACAAATTAATTGCGCTTTTCCTTACAATGTCTTTATCAGCTACATCTCTGGTCTATGCGGATGATGTTACTGAAGCTGCCGGTACTGAAGTAAGTTCTGAAGAAAGTTCAGAATCTGCTTCAACAGAGAGTACGGAAGAAAACACAGAGGAAGAAGACGCTGTTTCTGAAAATGAAACAGAATCCACAGAAGAACCCACAGAAGAAACATCCGAAAACTCAGTTTCTGATGATATTGAGCTTACAACTGAATCAACAGACAGCGAAACTGTAGATGTTGCCGCTGTTGAAGAGAGAATCGAGGAGCAGTTCCTCAATTCTGATGATCTTGTATATGATACCGATCTTACGATCAGTAATGTTGAGACAGCTGCCGTTCTTGCAGATACCGCATCTGATCTTTCAGAACTTAAAGCTGACGAAGATTATGTTTCGAATGAAGCTATGTTCACCACTGATTCAGAAGAAAGAGCTAAGGTTGTAGCTGAAGAATACGGTGCTGAATTAGAGTCATATTCAGATGGTGTTGCTACACTTAAATTTGATACTGATGTTATAGATGTATTCAATACTGCTTCAGATTCACTCAGCAGTAATGTACTTCTCCATCCTAACTACATCGCAAGCTTCGATACCGTAGATTCATCTGATAGTTCTATTGCATTCGAAGAACTTGAACTTGATACAACTGCATCAACACAGTCACTTTCCGGCCACAATGATACTTACATTTCTAAACAGTGGTTCCTTGATGCTATCAGTGCTAACGAGGCATGGTCAGTAACCAAGGGAAGCGGTGTTAAAGTAGCAGTTCTTGATACAGGCTGTGATGTTACTCACGAAGACCTTAAATCCAATATCGCTGAAACCTACAGCACCGTTACCGGAACAACAGATGTTACTGATTATGTAGGTCACGGCACACATTGTGCAGGTACAATCGCTGCTTCACTTGACAATGGAATCGGTGTTGCCGGTGTAGCTCCAAGTGCTCAGCTTTATATCATTCAGATTTCCAGATCTACCGGAATCAGTTATTCAAATATCTTCAAGGGTATTAATAAAGCTGCAGAATTAGACGTAGATGTTGCTTCCATGAGCTTTGGAGGATATATCAGCGATAGCAGCACACTTGCTATGCTTCAGAACTGCCTCAATAACCTTAGAAACAATGGTACTGTTCTTGTAGTAGCTGCCGGAAACGAGTCTACCGATTCTCCCAGCTATCCTGCAGCATGCAATAATGTTCTTTCAATCGCATCTGCCGGATATGGTATGTATGCAAGCAATACTGCATATGGACATACTTACTCACCTTCAGATCCTGAACTTGCATGGTACTCAAACTATGGTTCAACTGTTGATCTTATAGCTCCCGGTGGAAGCTGCCTTAACAATACTTATGGTTCAGTAGATAACCTTTCTACCGTACCTTCGAACTATACTGATACAGGATATTTAACTACAGGTTATGCTTACATGGCAGGTACTTCTATGGCTTGTCCTGTAGCTGCCGGTGTTGCTGCACTTGTTTTTGCTGCAAATCCTGATCTTATCGATAATAACACAGCTTCAGCTGTTGAAGCTGTAGAAAATAAGCTTCTTGCAAGCACAGACGGAAAAACCTATAACAACTATCGTATTAATAGTTCTGTGGATACAGGTTGTATTAATGCATATAAGGCTGTTAGCGGTACAGCTGAGATTAGTGCAGTAAGAGTTGCCCGTGCAGATGGTACTATCCTTACAAATAACACTACTGTCTACATTGATAAAGGAAAATCCGAGAAACTTAAGCTTATCGGTAAAGACGGAAAAGTTCTTAAATCATCTGTTACAAAAACAGCTAACTGGTCAAGTTCAAGCTCTGATATTAGTGTAAAGAAGGGCAAACTTAAGGTAAGTAAATCCGCAACTGTTGGAAACAGTTCCACGATCAGCGTAAGCTGCAACAATACCTCTATCAATATCAATTTCGTGACCATTGATAAGGTTAAAAATATCCTTTATCAGAAGACCAGCAGGAAGGTTTCCAATAAATTTACCACAACTGCCAGTGTCAATGGTTCGATAGCGATCTCAGACCTTCCGACAGTTGTCGGCCAGAGTGTTTATGCTATCACCAAGGTTACAAAATCCGGATTAAGACGTACATACAGCGGATATGATGTTAACCTGATCGGTTATAACATCACCGGAAACAAAAAGGTTATGTCAATGATAAGCGGAGGAGTATTCACTCCTACCAAAAAGGGAAATTACAAAGTTAAATACGTGCTTAACGATGGTTCCAAGAAGACATTCACTGTAACCTTCAAGGTTAAATAA
- a CDS encoding M18 family aminopeptidase, producing MDFESTNKELIDFIDRSPNAFFAVANMSNILEDAGYSELIEADEWKIEKGGKYFVKRNDSAIIAFQIPENEINGFQIMASHCDSPSFKVKSNAEICVDDKYVKLNIEKYGGMIMAPWFDRPLSVAGRVIVKTDDGIESRLVNIDRDLLMIPNLAIHMNREVNDGYKFNAQNDMPALFGDIDAKNSFMKLIAEAAGVSEEDILDTDLFLYNRMKGCTVGANNEFISSGRLDDLQCAFASLKGFIASKADGAIPVHCVLDNEEVGSGTKQGAASTFLSDCLKRAIYALGKNEDDFRRLLASSFMVSADNAHAVHPNHTDKADPTNRPYMNGGIVIKYSANQKYTTDAVSGAIMREICNKAGVPCQTFTNRSDMLGGSTLGNISNSQVALNTVDIGLAQLAMHSPYETAGAKDTAYLIEAAKVLFSGSIVSTGNGNYKLNF from the coding sequence ATGGATTTTGAATCTACTAATAAGGAACTGATTGATTTTATCGACAGAAGCCCGAATGCTTTTTTTGCTGTTGCAAATATGTCGAATATACTCGAAGATGCCGGATACAGCGAATTGATCGAAGCCGATGAATGGAAGATCGAAAAGGGCGGTAAGTATTTTGTAAAAAGAAATGACTCCGCTATTATTGCTTTTCAGATACCTGAAAACGAAATAAACGGTTTCCAGATCATGGCAAGCCATTGCGATTCACCATCATTTAAGGTAAAAAGCAATGCCGAAATCTGCGTAGATGATAAGTATGTAAAACTTAATATAGAGAAGTACGGCGGAATGATCATGGCACCCTGGTTCGACAGACCGCTTTCAGTTGCCGGAAGAGTTATCGTTAAAACAGACGATGGTATCGAAAGCCGCCTCGTAAATATCGACAGAGATCTTTTGATGATTCCTAATCTTGCAATACATATGAACCGTGAAGTAAATGATGGTTATAAATTCAATGCTCAGAACGATATGCCTGCACTTTTCGGTGATATCGATGCAAAAAACAGCTTCATGAAGCTTATAGCGGAGGCTGCAGGTGTTAGTGAAGAAGATATTTTAGATACGGATCTCTTCTTATATAATAGGATGAAAGGATGCACCGTTGGAGCGAATAATGAATTTATCTCATCCGGACGACTCGATGATCTCCAGTGTGCATTCGCTTCACTTAAGGGCTTTATCGCTTCCAAAGCTGATGGAGCTATTCCGGTTCACTGCGTTCTCGATAATGAAGAAGTCGGAAGCGGTACAAAGCAGGGCGCAGCTTCAACTTTCTTAAGTGACTGTCTTAAACGTGCAATTTATGCTCTTGGCAAAAATGAGGATGATTTCAGACGTCTTCTTGCTTCCAGCTTTATGGTTTCTGCCGATAATGCCCATGCCGTTCATCCAAATCATACCGATAAGGCAGATCCTACTAACAGGCCTTACATGAATGGAGGTATCGTCATTAAATACAGCGCCAACCAGAAATATACTACTGATGCTGTATCCGGTGCAATCATGCGTGAGATTTGTAATAAAGCCGGTGTTCCCTGCCAGACCTTTACAAATCGTTCTGATATGCTTGGCGGTTCTACCCTCGGTAATATTTCAAACAGTCAGGTCGCATTGAATACTGTTGATATCGGACTTGCCCAGCTTGCAATGCATTCACCTTATGAAACCGCTGGCGCAAAAGATACGGCATATCTTATAGAGGCTGCAAAAGTTCTCTTCTCCGGCTCGATCGTTTCGACAGGCAACGGTAATTATAAATTGAATTTTTGA
- a CDS encoding GIY-YIG nuclease family protein, producing the protein MKYFTYMLLCADGSYYTGYTTDLERRLSEHNGESEGKGAKYTRCRRPCKLVWYEEFGSKNEAMSKEWHLKRLNHSQKSKLISEKGLI; encoded by the coding sequence ATGAAATACTTTACTTATATGCTTCTATGCGCCGATGGAAGCTACTATACAGGCTATACGACAGACCTTGAAAGACGGCTCTCTGAGCACAACGGTGAATCCGAAGGAAAAGGTGCTAAATACACCAGATGCAGACGTCCCTGTAAACTTGTCTGGTACGAAGAATTTGGCAGTAAAAACGAAGCCATGTCTAAAGAATGGCATCTCAAGCGTCTTAACCATAGCCAGAAATCTAAACTCATTTCCGAAAAGGGACTTATCTGA
- a CDS encoding rhomboid family intramembrane serine protease translates to MDKKIAEYLEGRGYYNIPNDAGNDIRVFYRVESRLAAVVILIDARKIILSRNNFQKLKNDVGGMFASKGYDNIQIFSIFIVSNTIVGKNLTAEEEYSWLVDTGSGRLIIYEHQLIDFDGLRDGLEKLVESEPPEGGFREEKLTIQKAFADNFIHNEARITIGLILINILVFVALSLGGNTLDAAYMIDHGAMYPSYVIYNNEYYRLFTCMFMHFGVEHLASNMLSLFIFGEKVEKAIGKVKFIILYLMSGLLAGGVSLMTSYMLGLERACAGASGAIFGVIGALFVIIIKDKNRFRELTAARVALMIGYSLFAGITGGGVDNSAHIGGVIAGLVLGAILFRKKKTEMKGNES, encoded by the coding sequence TTGGATAAGAAAATTGCGGAGTATCTCGAAGGAAGAGGATATTATAATATACCCAATGATGCCGGTAATGACATAAGGGTATTCTACAGAGTTGAATCAAGACTGGCAGCGGTGGTCATCCTGATCGATGCCAGAAAAATAATACTTTCCCGAAATAATTTTCAGAAATTAAAGAATGACGTTGGAGGTATGTTCGCCTCAAAAGGTTATGACAATATTCAGATATTCAGTATTTTCATTGTCAGCAATACGATAGTCGGAAAAAACCTCACGGCAGAGGAAGAATATTCCTGGCTGGTAGATACCGGAAGCGGACGCCTTATAATATATGAGCATCAGCTTATAGATTTTGACGGATTGAGAGATGGACTTGAAAAGCTTGTGGAAAGCGAGCCGCCGGAGGGTGGATTCAGGGAAGAAAAACTCACGATCCAGAAAGCTTTTGCAGATAATTTCATTCATAATGAAGCCAGAATAACAATAGGTCTGATACTTATAAATATATTGGTATTTGTAGCTCTTTCACTGGGAGGCAATACATTGGATGCGGCATATATGATAGACCATGGAGCCATGTATCCTTCCTATGTCATCTACAATAATGAATACTACAGACTTTTTACCTGTATGTTCATGCATTTTGGCGTCGAGCATCTTGCATCAAATATGCTCTCACTTTTTATATTCGGAGAAAAAGTTGAAAAGGCTATCGGAAAGGTTAAGTTTATAATTCTTTATCTGATGAGCGGTCTTTTGGCTGGGGGAGTTTCACTGATGACCTCATATATGCTCGGACTGGAGCGGGCATGTGCGGGGGCCAGCGGAGCAATATTCGGTGTAATAGGAGCTTTATTTGTAATAATAATTAAAGACAAAAACAGATTCAGGGAACTGACTGCGGCAAGGGTAGCGCTGATGATCGGCTATAGCCTTTTCGCCGGAATTACGGGAGGCGGAGTTGATAATTCAGCACATATTGGAGGTGTCATTGCCGGACTCGTACTGGGGGCAATCCTGTTCAGGAAAAAGAAAACGGAGATGAAGGGAAATGAAAGTTAA
- a CDS encoding bifunctional glycosyltransferase family 2/GtrA family protein — MKRKLAVIPAFEPDESLIDIASALSDNGIEVIIVNDGSSSDYDEIFRAGSEFATVLSYKKNQGKGHALKYAYKHILKHYSNPLTIVTADADGQHKLEDINRVLTEASHYPSSIVIGSRVLDKTCPFRSRFGNALTRSVFKISTGCRVYDTQSGLRAFDSSMLPFMLDIEGDRYEYEMNVLLTSARESVSIREIPIETVYRPGNSSSHFNPLLDSYKIYREIVLFSASSLLSFFIDFSFYSFLSVILLNLPVSCSVSIANIGARIVSSFFNFSFNRNIVFKNKESILNTAIQYFLLVSAILAANTLCLNILVNSFLLNRFLAKIICEILFFLISWSIQHFFIFKKKKIILSKP; from the coding sequence ATGAAGCGCAAGTTAGCAGTCATTCCGGCTTTTGAGCCGGATGAATCCCTTATAGATATAGCATCAGCCCTTTCAGACAACGGGATCGAGGTAATTATCGTTAATGACGGAAGCTCCTCTGATTATGATGAAATTTTCAGAGCCGGCTCGGAATTTGCCACAGTTCTTTCCTATAAAAAAAATCAGGGAAAAGGCCACGCCTTAAAATATGCCTATAAACATATATTAAAGCATTACTCTAATCCTCTGACTATCGTAACGGCTGATGCTGACGGACAACACAAACTCGAGGATATCAACAGGGTTCTTACGGAAGCTTCACATTATCCTTCCTCGATAGTTATCGGAAGTCGTGTTCTTGATAAAACCTGTCCTTTCCGAAGCCGTTTTGGAAATGCACTCACAAGATCAGTTTTCAAAATTTCTACAGGCTGCAGGGTATATGATACCCAAAGCGGCCTTAGGGCTTTTGATTCTTCAATGCTTCCTTTCATGCTGGATATTGAAGGAGACCGTTATGAATATGAGATGAATGTTCTTTTGACATCAGCGAGAGAATCTGTCTCTATAAGAGAAATACCGATTGAAACTGTTTACAGACCCGGAAACTCCTCATCTCATTTTAACCCTTTATTGGATTCCTACAAAATATACAGAGAGATAGTTTTATTTTCAGCTTCATCCCTTCTCTCTTTTTTTATCGATTTCAGTTTTTATTCATTTTTATCTGTGATATTACTGAACCTGCCTGTTAGCTGCAGTGTATCGATAGCAAATATAGGAGCCAGAATAGTGAGCTCGTTCTTTAACTTTAGTTTCAACAGGAATATTGTCTTTAAGAATAAAGAGTCCATTTTAAATACTGCAATTCAGTATTTTTTATTGGTTTCAGCAATACTCGCAGCCAATACTCTCTGCTTAAATATTCTTGTTAATTCATTTCTTCTAAATCGTTTTTTAGCGAAGATAATATGTGAAATCTTATTCTTCTTAATAAGCTGGAGCATACAACATTTTTTTATTTTTAAGAAGAAAAAAATTATTCTCAGTAAACCGTAA
- a CDS encoding uracil-xanthine permease family protein, translated as MEEKRQAIYNASELGKPKMMLLGLQHMFAMFGATILVPILVNSYFNGEGLSVQVTLFFAGVGTLLFHLCSKFRVPAFLGSSFAFLGGFATIAELKSGIFENMTYGEKLPYACGGIVVAGLLYLILAVIIKLVGVKRVMHFLPPVVTGPMIICIGLSLAPSAVTNASANWLLAFIAFAVVVIFNIWGKGLWKILPILMGVIISYIAAMIFQAAGLVNADGSAIIDYSSIAGASLVGLPDFIVAKFDITAILVMAPIAIATMMEHVGDISAISATVDKNFVKDPGLHRTLLGDGLATALAGMFGGPANTTYGENTGVLELSKVYDPKVVRIAAVYAIVISFIPKIAEVIGTMPTAIIGGISFVLYGMISAIGVRNVVENKVDFTKSRNLIVAAVILVSGLGFSDGLTFNIAGTPVTLTSLAIAAILGIVLNAILPGNDYEFEKNHQGDINRGVSFNNPIAE; from the coding sequence ATGGAGGAAAAAAGACAGGCAATTTATAATGCCTCGGAACTTGGAAAACCTAAAATGATGCTGTTGGGACTGCAGCATATGTTTGCAATGTTTGGTGCAACTATTCTCGTGCCGATATTGGTAAACAGTTATTTTAATGGTGAGGGACTTTCAGTACAGGTTACACTCTTTTTTGCAGGTGTTGGTACTTTATTATTTCATTTGTGTTCTAAATTTCGTGTTCCGGCTTTTCTCGGTTCATCTTTCGCATTTCTTGGCGGCTTCGCTACAATCGCAGAATTAAAATCAGGAATATTTGAAAATATGACCTACGGGGAAAAACTTCCTTATGCATGTGGAGGAATAGTTGTTGCAGGACTTTTGTATCTGATCCTTGCGGTTATCATTAAATTGGTTGGCGTAAAAAGAGTAATGCATTTCCTTCCGCCGGTAGTGACTGGACCGATGATCATTTGTATCGGACTTTCACTGGCGCCCTCTGCTGTAACTAATGCATCGGCAAACTGGCTGCTGGCATTCATTGCTTTTGCAGTAGTAGTTATATTCAATATCTGGGGTAAAGGTTTATGGAAGATATTACCGATACTTATGGGCGTGATCATTTCTTATATTGCAGCAATGATCTTTCAGGCAGCGGGATTAGTAAATGCAGATGGAAGTGCGATAATCGATTACAGCTCTATTGCAGGTGCAAGTCTTGTTGGACTTCCGGATTTTATCGTTGCAAAATTTGATATCACAGCTATTCTTGTCATGGCGCCTATTGCAATAGCAACAATGATGGAACACGTTGGAGATATTTCAGCTATATCGGCTACAGTGGATAAGAACTTTGTGAAAGATCCCGGTCTTCATAGAACTCTTTTAGGTGACGGACTCGCAACCGCACTTGCAGGAATGTTTGGAGGTCCTGCAAATACAACCTATGGTGAAAATACCGGAGTGCTTGAACTTTCAAAAGTTTATGATCCAAAGGTCGTAAGAATTGCTGCTGTGTATGCTATAGTAATAAGTTTTATTCCTAAAATAGCAGAGGTTATCGGAACTATGCCGACAGCAATAATCGGTGGTATAAGTTTTGTGCTTTATGGAATGATCTCCGCTATTGGAGTAAGAAATGTAGTTGAAAATAAGGTTGATTTCACAAAATCAAGAAACCTTATAGTTGCAGCAGTTATTCTTGTATCAGGTCTTGGTTTTTCAGACGGACTTACCTTTAATATCGCAGGAACTCCTGTAACTCTGACATCACTTGCTATAGCAGCTATACTTGGAATCGTGCTTAATGCAATACTTCCCGGAAATGATTATGAATTTGAAAAAAATCATCAGGGCGATATAAACAGAGGTGTAAGCTTTAATAATCCCATAGCAGAATAA
- a CDS encoding carbohydrate-binding domain-containing protein, with protein MSDCLSFIFKRYKVHISFGIITLLIFLITSAQLTPVSGLSGTKIFISDENSDIEITTGGNYIISGSAEEASITVDVGDDSRVNLILNGVNITSTENAPIYIKKAASATITLVEGTDNYITDAREEGSDEDITAAIYSKSDLTITGSGSLTIEAGMNDAIKSKDNLVVSSGTVSVNSVDDGIIGRDSLEIDGGDIYANAGGDALKTSNNDDSNSGKFVMNGGNVTAIAADEGIDSVYSVEINGGDLIINASDEGIETQYMTLNDGNVDITAKDDGINISEDTESDSSENNAIPGGLSGNAALGGMGGGPGGGKPGGGGSHGGSRRGASVGISENAAEFITVSNNSSFSDAVSDNSVSADNAMPAAGEMPGGGGMPGGGRMPGGGAPGGGMGGTFETIDGNLTINGGELTVNAGGDGLDSNGDIYITGGYTYVSGSTGGGDSALDYNGDCVMTGGVLLLSGSSGMAESLTADSSSITMLSASVSDSLAAGETVTIEDEEGNILYSFETAKECNYLQAAVPEFNEDESFTFNCSGGESYEAQVSSHSGF; from the coding sequence ATGTCTGATTGTTTATCTTTTATTTTTAAGCGTTACAAAGTACATATTTCTTTTGGAATAATCACTCTATTGATCTTTCTCATTACAAGTGCTCAGCTGACCCCCGTCAGTGGACTCAGCGGTACAAAGATTTTTATCTCAGATGAAAATTCCGATATTGAGATCACGACCGGCGGAAACTATATCATAAGCGGTTCTGCCGAAGAAGCTTCGATCACTGTCGATGTTGGAGATGATTCCAGAGTCAACCTCATTCTAAACGGTGTGAATATAACGAGTACGGAAAATGCCCCGATTTATATAAAAAAAGCAGCCTCAGCAACTATTACCCTCGTTGAAGGCACTGATAATTATATTACCGATGCCAGGGAAGAAGGCTCTGATGAAGATATTACAGCAGCGATCTACTCTAAATCAGATCTGACAATAACAGGAAGCGGAAGCCTTACCATAGAAGCAGGAATGAATGATGCTATTAAATCCAAAGATAATCTTGTTGTTTCCTCCGGAACTGTTTCCGTAAATTCTGTAGATGACGGAATTATCGGAAGGGACAGTCTAGAGATCGATGGCGGTGACATCTATGCTAATGCCGGCGGTGATGCCCTTAAGACTTCAAATAACGATGATTCCAATTCCGGAAAATTTGTAATGAATGGCGGAAATGTTACTGCTATTGCCGCTGATGAGGGTATAGATTCTGTTTATTCTGTTGAGATCAATGGCGGAGATCTCATAATAAATGCCTCTGACGAAGGCATTGAAACACAGTATATGACCTTAAACGACGGTAATGTAGATATTACAGCAAAAGATGACGGTATAAATATTTCTGAAGATACTGAGTCTGATAGCAGTGAAAATAATGCCATACCCGGCGGACTCTCCGGAAATGCAGCCCTTGGCGGAATGGGAGGAGGTCCCGGTGGCGGAAAGCCCGGTGGCGGTGGAAGTCACGGTGGTAGCCGTAGAGGAGCTTCTGTTGGAATCTCAGAAAATGCTGCTGAATTTATCACCGTTTCAAATAATTCATCTTTTTCAGATGCTGTTTCAGATAATTCAGTTTCTGCTGATAACGCAATGCCCGCAGCCGGTGAAATGCCGGGTGGCGGCGGAATGCCCGGTGGCGGCAGAATGCCCGGTGGTGGTGCACCCGGCGGTGGAATGGGAGGCACCTTCGAGACCATTGACGGAAATCTGACCATTAATGGTGGAGAACTTACAGTAAATGCCGGCGGTGACGGACTTGACTCCAACGGTGACATTTATATAACAGGTGGTTATACATACGTTTCAGGTTCCACAGGCGGTGGCGACTCTGCCCTTGATTATAACGGCGACTGCGTCATGACAGGAGGAGTTCTTCTCCTTTCAGGATCAAGCGGAATGGCGGAAAGCCTTACTGCAGATTCTTCAAGCATAACCATGCTTTCAGCATCTGTATCCGACAGCCTTGCAGCAGGTGAAACCGTAACTATTGAAGATGAAGAGGGAAATATCTTATATAGCTTTGAAACAGCTAAGGAGTGTAACTATCTTCAGGCAGCAGTTCCTGAATTTAATGAAGACGAAAGTTTTACATTTAATTGCTCCGGAGGTGAATCTTATGAAGCGCAAGTTAGCAGTCATTCCGGCTTTTGA